The Belonocnema kinseyi isolate 2016_QV_RU_SX_M_011 chromosome 10, B_treatae_v1, whole genome shotgun sequence genome has a window encoding:
- the LOC117181429 gene encoding inter-alpha-trypsin inhibitor-like — translation MQNKFCLNLFVVLAAFFQGIWSFANPSDICSLNFDPGLCISEIRRFGFNSETGKCEEFTYGGCDGNRNNFEAKEACEAACVGLCLLELITGPCRGSYTVFGFESDTGKCVKFIYGGCAGNGNRFTSQEKCQKVCGKVTPLSTANESKEITVDCLNNCEMENVTEITSP, via the exons atgcagaaTAAATTTTGCTTGAATCTATTCGTGGTCTTGGCCGCATTCTTCCAAGGAATTTGGTCTTTTGCAAATCCAAGTGACA TTTGTTCGCTAAATTTTGATCCTGGTTTATGTATCAGTGAGATTCGGAGGTTTGGTTTTAATTCTGAGACAGGAAAATGCGAGGAGTTTACTTATGGGGGATGTGATGGAAATCGTAATAATTTTGAGGCTAAGGAAGCCTGCGAAGCAGCTTGTGTGGGAC tcTGTTTACTAGAACTTATAACTGGTCCTTGCAGAGGTTCATATACGGTATTTGGGTTTGAATCTGATACAGGAAAATGTGTGAAATTTATTTATGGAGGATGCGCAGGAAATGGCAATAGGTTTACTTCTCAGGAGAAATGTCAAAAAGTTTGTGGAAAAG taacaCCGCTAAGTACTGCCAATGAATCCAAAGAGATCACAGTGGATTGTCTCAATAATTGTGAAATGGAAAATGTCACTGAGATAACGTCACCATAA